TTTTGCAAGGTAATATAGGTCGCTTCGTCTTTAACGGAAAAATCCCAGGTACTTGCTTTAGATACAATGGTAGAACCTGCGAGTTGTATTTGTCCTTCATACGTCTTGAAAATACTTCCTTTCTTTGATATCTTGTAAAGAATACCTGATCTGGTGCCTTCACTTATTGTATATGTTCTGTAAAAATAATAACCAACACCAAAAAGTATTGCCCCTAATACAATGACAATCAACGACTTTTTTAAGAACCGTTTAAGTTTTACTCCAAGTGACTCAGAATTTGATTCCATTTAATTATAAATTTGCATCAAAAGTAAGCCAAATATTGAATATAAGGTATTTGTGTGTATAACAAACTGAATTTTTTGATTTTAAAGATTAGAGTAAAATGTTTTCCAATCCAAACTTTATAAGTTTTCAGAACCTATATACAACTACGGTTTTGCTCTAAGATAATTGATTT
The genomic region above belongs to Saprospiraceae bacterium and contains:
- a CDS encoding 6-phosphogluconate dehydrogenase, coding for MESNSESLGVKLKRFLKKSLIVIVLGAILFGVGYYFYRTYTISEGTRSGILYKISKKGSIFKTYEGQIQLAGSTIVSKASTWDFSVKDEATYITLQKLEGSNVRLYYNQMVHAFPWQGETDYIVYKAEELTE